Below is a window of Candidatus Acidiferrales bacterium DNA.
GCCCTCGGCGGAGCTCTTTTCGAGTTTGCCCGTTCCTACTGCTTCGTAGGAAACGATGGCGAGTTTGGAAATCTCGGCGATCGCCAAAAACGTGGTCAACAGGCAAGCGTTTGCTGCCGCCACATAAAAGTGTTCCGGTGTCCACATCCCGGCGCGGCCGCGAAATTCCTCCGGCGCAGAAAAGTCCAATTCCGGCAGGGAATCGGATTGCAAGCGTCCGTCCCGTCCGCCGGCCCATGTAATTCGAGTGGTATAGAAATAAGGCGGTCCCATCAGCGCCTCCTTGACTCATCTGCGGATGCAACCGCTGGCCGTGCTTCGCCAGCGGTACCGCCACAACGGCAAAACTGGGCGCGAGTCAGGTCGCGCCCGGCGAACGGCGCAGGCGTTCCTCCAAGATTCTGCCTCATTTTGCCTGTCTCCGGAAGGAAGTCCTGGCCGGGTCGCCCCGCCGCGGCTGGGGGCTCTCCCGTTACCGCCTGCCGCCGCTCACTCTTTTCCGCTCCCGCCGTCAAACTTTTGAAGGCCCGCGTTCGTATCCTTAAGACAGGTATTTGGTTGAGGAGGAGAACGGTGCTGAGCAAGATGCTTTTGCTGACGTCTTTTCTTTTCTTCGGGGTTTCGAGCCCGGCAAGCGGATCGGAGGCAGGGACGAAGGTTTGGTCGAAAAACTTCGCCGTGAAAGGAACTCCGGAAGTTGTGGTCCGCGCGGGCGACGGAAACATCCAGGTCATGCCCGGTGACGCCCAAAGCGTCAAGGCGGAAGTCCACGTCGTCGGCTGGGAAATTGGTCCGCGGGAGGTGGAAATTTCCGATAGCCAGAGCGGCGACCGCGTGGAAATCCGTATCCGCGTGCCGCACCGCTGGCGCTGGCACACCGGGCGGCGTTCGGTTGACGTTTACCTGACCGTGCCGCAGAAAGCGAACCTTGATCTGGACACCGCTGATGGCCGGCTGGAAGTGCGGGGCGTGGCCGGAAATTTCCACGGGCACACCCGCGACGGCAGCATCCTGGTAAATGATGCGGAAGGGCAGTTGGATCTCGTCACCGGCGACGGCCGCATGGAGGTCTCGGGCAGCCAGGGGCGCCTCCGAGGCCATACCGGCGATGGTTCGATCCGCGTGGATGGAGTTTACAGTGACCTCCAGCTTGACACGGGCGATGGGAGCATCGAGGCGAGCCTGCGGGAAGGTTCAAGGATGGAAGGAAGTTGGTCGCTGCGCACCGGCGACGGCCACATTCGAGTGACCTTGCCGGCAAGCTTTGCGGCGGATCTCGATGCCCACACCGGCGACGGCCGGATTACGCTCGACATGCCCGTCACCATTAGCGGCGCACTCAGCCCGACGGAGATTCGAGGAAAATTGAACGGCGGCGGGCCAACCTTGAGCTTGCGTTCCGGCGACGGCTCGATCTCCGTGGAGAAGCGTTAGGCCCTCTCGGAATCGCCACGATTACCTTCCGATGTGCCAGCAGGAGAAGTTTCCGCGCTGGCCGTGCCGTTCCAACTCTTCGGGGGGTATTTCTTCTGAGTCTGGCTCCAACAACCTCGATGCGGGTACGCTGGAACGGGATGGACAGGCTCATCAGGTGAGAACGGCACTGGTTGACCGTTAATCAGTTGAATAAACCGAAATTGACAGAACCGGGCCATTGGCCGAAACTGTAGAAGTCCTACCCCTGAAAATGGAAGACAATCCCATGCGAAAGATAGGCGCGCTTTGCCTGATGGTGTCGCTCGTGCTTGCCGGCGCGGCGAGAGCGCAGACGCGCCGACCGCGGAAGATTGGCGGGGAAATCAAGCGCATCGCATTGCGCCAACCGGGAGCCATTTTGAGCTTCCGCCACCGCGCCGGAGCCACCGAGGTGACCCTGCGGGGCACCGAGCGCGCTCCCAGCGCCAAAGGTTTTTGCAAGGTAGAGAGCAAGGCCGGGTACCTGGAGATTGACTTCAACTACGGCTCGATCACCGGCCTCGTGCCCGCTCGCAACTTTGGCAAGGACTACCACACTTTTGTGCTATGGGCCGTCTCGTTGGACGGCGGAGCTCAAAACATCGGCGAAATCCTTCTCGATCCGGCTCTCCCCAGCTTTGGCGGGATTAATACCACCACTTCTTATCAAACGTTTTGGCTGATGATTACCGCTGAACCGGACTTCGCCGTGCACGACCCCAGCCCGATGGTCATCATGCTGAGTCAGAGCCAGGAGAACCTCGGTACCACCAACCGGGCTATCCCCGTCCAGGGAGACTTGATCTTCTACACGCAGTACACGAATTATGCGAGCGCGCTCGCTACCACCCTGCCGCCCAGAGACACTCCCAACGAGCTCCTGCAGGCGCGCAAGGCAGTCGAGCTGGCTGCCGCTTCCGGCATCTTGAAGGATCCGACGCCGGTGGAAGAAGGGCCTTCCGCCGACGAATTGCGGGCGCGCGAGGCGCTCACGACCGCGCGCGACTTTCTGGCTCAGGCCGAAGAGGAGCACTCCCGAAGCCCTCAGAGCAAACACGGTATCGGACTGGCTCGCACCGCGACGCAGATCGCTGAGAATGCCCGCGCGCTTGCCGTGGGGGCAGTCGGCGAAGTGGTGATCCGCCAGCTCGACCGTCAACTGGTTGCCGCCGAGCAAGACCTGGCTCGAGCACAACAGGAAAATGAGCAGCTCAAGGCCGCTCTGGCCGAGCGCGACACCCGACTCGCTCAACTTCGTCAGCAGTTCGCTGACTCCGAGGCGGGGGTGGCGCGCGCCCAGGGCGAAATGCAGAGACTCGGAGGCGAACTGCTGCAGTCCCGGGCGGAAAATGAACGGCTGCGAGCGGAGCTGGCTTCGGCCCAGGCGCAATTCGCTTCGCTCCAGCAGCGGATCAGCGGGCTGCGCGATGACCGGGAGAGAATTTGTGGCGAACTTCGCCGCCAGCTTGCATCGCTCGGCCAACTGACCCATCGCGGCGGCAGGATGGCGCTCACCCTTGCTTCCGACATTCTGTTCGATTTTGACAAGCATGACCTGCGCCCGGTGGCGCGCGAGCGCCTGGCCAAGGTGGCCGTGCTTCGCCAACTCCTTCTTCCGCAAGCCGCCGTGAAGTACGAAGGGCACACCGACCTGGTTGGTTCAGCGGAATACAACCAGTGGCTCTCCGAGCAACGCGCCCTTCAGGTATATAGCTATCAGACGCAACAGCAGATCGAATTGATGGAGGAAGCTCGCCGGGAGTTTGCCGCGCAGCAACTGGAGGCAGCCAATCAACTTCTGCTCTTGGACTTTCCCACCTCCCGCCGCGAGGCGACGAAGCGAAGCCTTCTGCTGGCAAGCCTGGCCGATGTGGTCGAGGGGAAAAGCTTCCGTGAACCGGAAATTCCGGCCAAAGGCCCGCAGGAGAAGAATCGCCGCGTGGTGCTCTTGTTTCCTGAGACGGGCGCGGGGCAATTGGCCTCGGTCTGCGAGCAACCGGCCGAATCCGTGCTCCCACAATCATAGACTCGTGCCGTTGCAACTTGATGCGCCGATGCATCCCGTTCGCACTCGCCCGCATCGAGCTTGTCAGTACGGGGCGGGGAATAGCCTCACGTACTTGGAACGGCACTCGCCTTGCCGCTTGCTGCCGTGCTCTGCTACTCTTGGAGAGCCGGGTTTACCCTGAACGGGTTCACCGTGAACGGGTCGGGGCGTGGCGCAGCCTGGTAGCGCACCTGCCTTGGGCGCAGGGGGTCGGAGGTTCAAATCCTCTCGCCCCGACCAACTTCCTGAGCGACCGCCAAGTTCGTCTGGATTCGGCAAGCTCACCACAAGTGGGTTCCCTTCGACCCTTCGCCACACTCAGAGCAAGCGCCAAGCTCACCGCAAGCCGAGTGGCGTCGCCTCTCGGATCTCAGACCTGAGACCTGAGACCTCAGACCTCAGCCCTCTTCCTTCATCCCAAGGGCAAGCCCTAGATCATTTTATCTTTCGAGTAGCAGACTCGCTCCAGCACGCACTCCTTGCACTTCGGTTGGCGCGCCCGGCAGGTTTGCCGGCCGTGCCAGATCATCTGGTGGGAGAACAGAATCCATTTGTCCTGAGGGATGATTTGCATCAGGTCTTGCTCGATCTTCTTGGGGTCGTTCTGCTGAGAAAGGTCGAGCCGGTGGGAAAGCCGAAGCACGTGCGTGTCCACGACAATGCCTGAAGAGATGCCAAAAGCGGTGCCGAGCACGACATTGGCCGTCTTGCGCGCCACGCCCGGAAGGGTCAGCAATTCCTCCATCGTTTGGGGCACTTTGCCGCCAAACTCTTCCTGGATCTTCTTGCAGGCTCCGATGATGGATTTTGTTTTGTTGCGAAAAAATCCAGTGGATTTGATTTCGCGTTCGAGCTCTCTCGGAAGGGTGTAGGCAAAGTGGGAAGCGGTCGGATACCTCGAAAAGAGTCCCGGCGTGACCATGTTCACCCGTTTGTCGGTACACTGGGCGGAGAGGATGGTGGCAATCAGGAGTTGAAGCGGATTCTGGTGTTTCAACGCGCAGATGGCCGCCGGGAATTTCTCGTCGAGACCCGCCAGGATCGCCGCCACCCGTTTGGGGTCGGTTCCCCGAGCTTTTAGCGGCCGAGCGGCTTTGGCCAGCCTTTTCCCGCTCCTCTTTTTTATGGCCGGTAATTTTATCTTCGTTTTTGCCATGGGTCGGACAAGCTCACCACAAGCGGAGAGACGTTGCGACGGAGGCCCGCCTCAGGCAAACCGGGCTTCCGCTTTAAGGGTGGAGGCGCAAACGCCTCCGCTCGATCAACCGCCGAGGAGACTCAGAACCTCGTCTAGGGTGCGATGGATGCAGGTAAAGATCGGCGTATCGCGGAGAGTGTAGAGGCTCGACTGGCTCTCGCGCAACTCCATCACCAGGTCGAGGAAATCCGCCGGTTTGTCCGTCTCGAACGCCACCACAAATTCCTGGTCATCGAGACCAAACGAATACGTGGTATTGAGCTTCACCGAAGGGTACTTGTGCCCGATGCGGATGTGCTCATTCATGATTTTTTGGCGTTCTTCGAGCGGCAAGAGATACCACGCGCGTGTTTTGAGAAACGGATAGACAAAAAGGTAGCGATGCTGGCCGGGAACAATCTGGGCCCGCGTATCGAGCTGGCCCTCGTGGACGTGCTCGCGCGTGTAAATCGAGCGCTTGGTCATCGAAAGGAAGGAATAGGGCGTGGCGAGATAGCGTCCCACGCCGGTGGCCAGCATTTCCGCGGACATTTGCTGCATGAGTTCCAGGTCATATCCGATGCGCCAGAGCATGAAGTCGCAATCGCTCCTCGTGCCCATGGTCGAATAAGGCAGCACCATGAGCCGAGCGGCGGCGTAGGATTCGATGACCTGGCAAAGGTCTCGCTTGCCAGCCTCGCGCTGCTTGGCGTTCAGCCGCCGCCACGCCGGGTTCACCTTGTAGAAGGCGAAATTCACGTACTGCCGGTGAACCTCTTCGTTGGCCGATAAACTTCCACCTTCTCCAGGGCGAAGCGCGGAACCGCCCATCAGGACCTCCCCGAGTTTCCAACAGAATCAGAAAATATAGCACACGCGGCTGCCAGCGTCATCCTCGCCAACCTAAGGGTCTGCCTACTAGAGGATTGGAGCGGAATTTGTTCCGAGTCCGCCGCGGCGGACCGAGGGAGCGCCGACATAGAGGAGCTCAAAGAACAGGGGCTTCAGGCCCTGATGCTGAATCCATCAGATGGCCTCTGCGGGTGCGCAATCAGAAGGAACGCAGGAAGGCAACCAGTCTGTGGAAGGCCTTGCCGCGGTGGCTCACAACGTTTTTCTCGGCGCGGCTGATTTCAGCGAAGGTCTTTTTCAAGGGCACGTAGAAAAATATCGGGTCATAGCCGAAGCCGCCTCTGCCCCGCGGCGCGGTGAGAATCTGCCCTTCGACAAAGTCAGAGAACAGCGCGATGAGTTGCTCCCTTTGCGCCAGCGCCAGAACACAGATGAAGCGCGCGCCGCGTAGGCTTTCGGGGAGGTCTTTCATGGCTTCGAGCAGTTTCCCAATGCGGTCGGCGTCGCTCGCGCCCACGCCGGCATAGCGAGCGGAACCAATCCCCGGGGCGCCACCGAGCGCGTCCACCGCCAGGCCTGAATCATCCGCCAGCACGAGTCCTTTAGTGAGACGGCTGAAGTGCAGCGCCTTGCCGGCAGCGTTCAGGGCGAAACTGGGATAACCTTCGGCGAATCGCGGCAATTGGTCGAAATGGGGCAGAAGATGCGCCTCGATACCTGCTCTGGGGAAAGCACTCCGTCTCCCACGGCGTGCCCGAGTCGGGCGTGTTGGAGCTTCCAGCGTCAGGGAAGCCAGGGCAAGCTCGCGCAACTTACCCGCGTTCGAGCTTGCCAGAAAGAGTTTTCTGCGGCTTGGCGGCACGGAGGTTCGGCGGCTCACCGTGGACGTTCAACGTGAACGGTCTGCCGCAAGCCCCGAGCTGGCGGGGCCAGCGGCACGATCGTTCTCTCGATGGCAATGAGCTGGCGGATGCCGGTCTCCGCCATCTGCAACATCATATTCATCTCCGCCTGCGAAAAGCTGCGACCTTCGGCGGTGGCTTGCACCTCGACGAACTTTCCCGACCCGGTCATGACCACGTTCATGTCCACCTGGGCGCTCGAGTCCTCTTCATAAGCGAGGTCGAGCTGGATCTGATCGTGGACGATGCCGACGCTGATGGCGGCGACGTAGTCGGTGACGATCGTGGCCGGCAGTATTCCTTGAGCAACCAGTTGCTGCCCGGCCAGCGCCAGTGCCACAAAGCCGCCGGTAATCGAAGCGGTGCGGGTGCCACCATCGGCTTCGATCACGTCGCAATCCACAATAATCGTTCTCTCGCCGAGGGCAGCAAGGTTGCTCACCGCCCGCAGCGAGCGCCCGATCAGCCGCTGAATCTCGAGCGTGCGGCCGGATTGCCTCCCGCGGGCCGACTCGCGCGGCGTGCGTTGAGCAGTTGAGCGAGGGAGCATGCCATACTCGCCCGTTACCCAACCCTTGCCGGAGCCTTTGAGGAACGTGGGGACGCCGGCCTCGACTGTCGCGGTGCAGATCACCCGCGTCTTGCCCACTTCGATCAGGACACTCCCTTCGGCAGTAGAAACAAAGTTCGGAGTGATCTTTACCGGCCGCATGTCGGCCGGGGCCCGACTATCCGCTCGGTTCAACAAAGCCTCCATCGAGTCAGGAAATAGAAATCATCTATGAGGCAGGCGCCGGTGTCAAATTCTTCTCTTAAACAGACCTCTTTCTTTTTCTGGACAGCGCGGAGCTGTCGGCGAGGACGAAGTTGAACAACGCCGTTCGACATCGGGTCGGTTCTGAATTCGTCCTTGGTTCGGTTGCGATCAGCGACGCGGTTCCATCCCTGCCGGATCCGGGTCGCGATCACTCATCTATTCGGGCCCCTGGGCCCATGAGGACGACTCCGCGCTGCCCCGGCGCGAGGCCGGGACAAGCGGGCGGCCCCATCAGAAGGTCAGCCATCCCGATGAATCGGGAGGCTACTGATTTCTCGGGCACGCCGCGCGTCGCGACCTCGGCGCCGGAACTCGTCGTAGTCGATCTGGTCTCGCAGCATGCGGTAGAGCCGCAGAACCAGTTTGCGGGCCACGGCCACGGCGGCCACGGCCGCATGCTTTTTCACCAGCAGATGGTAGTAGAACCGGCGCAGGTCGTCGTCCTGGCCGGGTGCGACCGCGTGATGGGCGGCTTCAATCAGCAGGAAGCGCAGCAGGCGGTTCCCCTGCTTAGAGATGTGGCCATACCGCTGGGTCTCGCCGCTGGAATGTTCTTTGGGATCGAGCCCGCAATAGGCGGCGATGCGACGGGCGCGATCGAACCGTGTGACCGGCTCGAGCGTGTGCACCACGGCCAGGGAGGTGAGCAGACCTACGCCGGGGTGCGTGCGCAGCCGAGTCACGCGCGGGTCGTCGGCAGCACGGGCGTCCAGAATCTCTTCCACTTCCAGGATCTTTTTCTGGAGCGCTTCGAGCAGGGCGAGCGAGTGCGTGCGCTGGGTGGCGTCGGCACCGTCGAGCGGCAGAGCGGAGAGCTGCTGCCGCCCGCGGGCGGTGAACAGCCCCGGCCCCAGCCGCAGTTGATGATTGAGGGCCACGGCCTGCAACCCGTTGCGCAGCATGGTGCGCATGCGCACCAGGCGGTGGCGGTAGCGCAGCAGGCCGAGCACGTCGCGGCTGGCCGGCGGCGGAACGTGCACGGCGGGGAAATCCCCGCGCAGGAGCAGGTCGAGAAGCAGCTCGGCATCGCGCCGGTCGTTCTTCTGCCGGCGCTTGGCGAACTTGCGGATGGCAGCGGCATCGCCGACCAAGACGTGATGGCCCTGTTCGGCGAGCAAGCGATGAAACCACAGGGCGTAGCCCGACGACTCCAGCCCGACGATGGCGGGAGCGGCGAACTGCGCGTAGAAGGCAGGCACGTTGTCCCGCTCGTGATCGAGCGTGCGCTGGCGGATCACGCCGTCCTCCGTGCTACACCAGCAAACCGTCTGGCTGCGAGCATGAAAATCGACTCCGAGATAAACTGGCATGGGCGCCTCCTTTCGACCCTTGTCGAACGGTCTGGGCAAGCTTACCAACGCTCGCCCGAGGAGGCGCCTGCCTCATAACATCAGAAAAGCGAAAACCGAAAAACGAAAGGCGAAAAACGAAAAGCAAGATCCCCTCCCGAATCGTGAAGTTTCGGGATCGGGACTGCGCTTTTTGGTTTTCTCCTCCTATCTACCATCTGGCGCCAGGTGTCATCCCGGAGCCTCCGGATCGCGCCGGGCTTCGAGACACATCGTAGAAACAGCCCAGGTCCACGTGACCTGCGACCGTTTCTACTTCCTGGCCCTCGATCAAGATCTTGACGCGGCGAATTTCTTTGAGGTTGGCACTGAGCGACCGGACAATGGAATCCACCGCCACTTGTTCCGTTTCAATCCCGGAGGGGGTGCCGTTGGCAAAGCCCTGAGAAAGATCCACCACGGCGGTGCCATCCGCCAGCAGGAAGACTTCGTGCACCAGCGTTTCAGCGGGCAGGGTTCGCAGCGCCGGATCCGCCGGGCCGACAATGAGCGCGGCCACAATTTGCCTGGCTTCGCGGGCCGGTTCTTTCGCCAGCGGCATCTCCACCTCGCGCGCCTGGAGCGCCGTGGTACCGGGGGCAGAGAGGTAGAACAGCTTCACTTTGCGGGCCTGGTCGGTCGGCCGGACGATCGCCAGTTGCGCCAGTTGGTGAAGCTGAACCTCTTCGGCTTGCTTTTCGGCGCGCAGACCGCGGATTCTTTTCTCGAGCACCCGAATATAAAGCGCCCCCGCCGCCACACTCGCCACGGCCACGATGATTACAATGCGCAGCGCCCGAGACATCTTTTTGCTTTATCGCGTTCCTTGTGCAACAGGCGCAAACCGCTCGACGGCTCCGGCCAGCGCTCTTGCCAGTCGTTCTTCGAGGCCGGCCAGCGCCGCCGCATCCCGGACAGAAACGCTGCCGATTTCGAGCGCGATGGCGGGACAAGCTGCCCCGCGCAGCACGCGCAGGCTCGCTTCGCCCACGCCGGCCGCTGAACCCGGCGCCTCTTGCTCGATCTGAGCCTCGAGAAGCTGCGCAAAGGCGCGACTTTGGTCCAAGTATGCTGCCTGTGCCTCTTCCCAGGCCAGGAATTCGTCCGGCGGAGCGACCGTCTGGCCCCCGGGGACGCGGTAAACAAAGATCCGGACCATGCGGGCCGCGCCGACCGTGCCGAAATGGATGGTCAGGAAAAGGTCGGCCCGGCGCCCGTTGGCGAGGCCAGCGCGATCATCGAACGAAGGGTTCTGATCCCCCTCGCGGGTGAGCACAGCCACTACCCCCGCTTGCTCCAGTTGCCTTTGCATGGCTTGCGCATATTGCAATGTCAGGTCCTTTTCAATCAAACCGGTGGGACCGCGCGCGCCCGGGTCGGTGCCGCCGTGCCCGGGATCAATCACCACGAGTCGCTTGCCCGCCAAAATCTCTTTCGCGCTGTTTTCCCCATTGCTTTGGGCGGGCTTGCCCGGTTCGGGCTTGCTGGTGGCGGGCCCCGTACCGGCGCGGTACGGGGCGGGCGGCGATGCGGGAGATTGGGGCTCGGCGATCATCCCGAAGCTGGCCACGGCGAGCGCAGCCAGCAAGGCCAGGGCAGAGGCGGACTTAAGCTTCATGGGAAAAGGATTCCAGACATCCGCTGGTGATCGAAGCCAATCGCTGGCTTTGACCAGAAGCGTTCGATTACCGCCCTATTCTACAGGAGAGTGCTCGATTCTCTTAGCGGAGTCGCAACTTTGTGCGGGTTTGGGTTGCTCCCCGGGGGCCGGGGCTCTTAGTGCCGTTCCAAAATCTGTTCAAAGCCGCGGTAGAGCGTTCCTCCCGAGCGCGCTTCCACCACCCTGCCGTCCTCCACGACGGCCTCCACCCGGAGGTGGCCTTCGATGCGGGTCAACGGGTCCACCATCACGCGCGTCTTCATGGCTACCTCCTCTGATAGAGCGGCGAGTGAGAGTCGGGGAAACCCGGCTCCGTGCAACCCATGCAGGGTGCGTTGGCGCTGATGCACCAGTTGACGCCGCTATTCCACTGGCGCACGGGGCAGTCGGCGTGGGTGAAGGGACCCTTGCAACCGATTTCAAGCAGGCAGCCCTCCTCGCCAAAATTGCTGGCGAAGATGCCTTCATCGAGGAAGTCGCGGCGGATGCAACGGTTGTGCACCGTCCGGCCAAAGTAAACTTTCAGCCGGCCGAATTCGTCGAGTTCTTTCGGCTTGGGCAAGCCATAGAGCAGCAGGCGAGCCACGGTTCCGATAAACCATTCCGGGTGGCAAGGGCATCCGGGGATATTCACCACCGGAGTGGAGATGTTGAGTATCTTCAGCACCTCGCCCACGCCTTTGGCGCCGGTCGGGTTCGGCTTGGCCGGAGGGCATTCCGCAACTTGACGGATGGAAAGACATTAGGCCGGGGAAGGCACTACAGCGAATCGCCAGGCGACAAATTGTCGGCCCAAACTGGCATGCTTTTCAGCGAAGCACAAGTTGTCCCGAAGGACAGAAGCAACGAACCAAAGGAGGTAGAGGAAGTAAAGGAGGCAAAGGAAGCAGAGGAGCAGAGGAACTAATGTTGTAGGGGCGTACGGCTGTACGCCCTGCTGGTGTTCATTGCGAGATGGTGGAGGCGGCGGGAGTCGAACCCGCGTCCGAAAAGCCGCACAGCGAAAAGCCTACATGCTTATCCGGTTCTGTTTGTTTCGCCCCGCCGGATCAAGGACCGGCAAAAGGCCGGCTTGGCTAGCCCGAGAATCTTGCCCGGCGGTCTCAGGCGGCAACCGCAAGGCCAGCCCACAAAGTTTACGCCTCGTTACGCCCTATGGGCGAAGCGCAGGAGACGAGCCGCCTGAATTAGGCAGCCAGTGCCAACTGTGTATTGGCAGTTGTGTTCGTTGCACCAGATTACGGGCTGATACTCCCCGGCATGCCTTTTCGCCGCTTATGCTTCCGTCGAAACCGTTTCGCCCCCAGAACCACAAGCGACAATTCCAAGCTATCACCGGCTGCTTTGGATGTCAATAAAGCCGATCGCTGCTCACCGAAGATAGGGTCCAGTACCTCTGTTAACCTGATGGAAAATAAGGGTTGACAGCATCTTTCTCTGACCGGATAATAGCTGCTCGCCTCCCCTTCCACCCCGGGAGAAGCATGCCCTCTGGGTCTCGTTCAGACGCCTCCAACCAAGCCATGACAAAGGTTCTGGCCGATGCCATGCGCGGCATCTCCAGGCAACTGGATGAGCTGAACGTGGCTGTCCGAAATCTGGTCGATGGCATCGCTGCTGATAGTCCCGGCTCGAGCGAGGTCATGGCGCTCG
It encodes the following:
- a CDS encoding OmpA family protein; amino-acid sequence: MRKIGALCLMVSLVLAGAARAQTRRPRKIGGEIKRIALRQPGAILSFRHRAGATEVTLRGTERAPSAKGFCKVESKAGYLEIDFNYGSITGLVPARNFGKDYHTFVLWAVSLDGGAQNIGEILLDPALPSFGGINTTTSYQTFWLMITAEPDFAVHDPSPMVIMLSQSQENLGTTNRAIPVQGDLIFYTQYTNYASALATTLPPRDTPNELLQARKAVELAAASGILKDPTPVEEGPSADELRAREALTTARDFLAQAEEEHSRSPQSKHGIGLARTATQIAENARALAVGAVGEVVIRQLDRQLVAAEQDLARAQQENEQLKAALAERDTRLAQLRQQFADSEAGVARAQGEMQRLGGELLQSRAENERLRAELASAQAQFASLQQRISGLRDDRERICGELRRQLASLGQLTHRGGRMALTLASDILFDFDKHDLRPVARERLAKVAVLRQLLLPQAAVKYEGHTDLVGSAEYNQWLSEQRALQVYSYQTQQQIELMEEARREFAAQQLEAANQLLLLDFPTSRREATKRSLLLASLADVVEGKSFREPEIPAKGPQEKNRRVVLLFPETGAGQLASVCEQPAESVLPQS
- a CDS encoding chlorite dismutase family protein, which codes for MGGSALRPGEGGSLSANEEVHRQYVNFAFYKVNPAWRRLNAKQREAGKRDLCQVIESYAAARLMVLPYSTMGTRSDCDFMLWRIGYDLELMQQMSAEMLATGVGRYLATPYSFLSMTKRSIYTREHVHEGQLDTRAQIVPGQHRYLFVYPFLKTRAWYLLPLEERQKIMNEHIRIGHKYPSVKLNTTYSFGLDDQEFVVAFETDKPADFLDLVMELRESQSSLYTLRDTPIFTCIHRTLDEVLSLLGG
- a CDS encoding non-canonical purine NTP pyrophosphatase; the protein is MPPSRRKLFLASSNAGKLRELALASLTLEAPTRPTRARRGRRSAFPRAGIEAHLLPHFDQLPRFAEGYPSFALNAAGKALHFSRLTKGLVLADDSGLAVDALGGAPGIGSARYAGVGASDADRIGKLLEAMKDLPESLRGARFICVLALAQREQLIALFSDFVEGQILTAPRGRGGFGYDPIFFYVPLKKTFAEISRAEKNVVSHRGKAFHRLVAFLRSF
- a CDS encoding DUF4097 family beta strand repeat-containing protein, which encodes MLSKMLLLTSFLFFGVSSPASGSEAGTKVWSKNFAVKGTPEVVVRAGDGNIQVMPGDAQSVKAEVHVVGWEIGPREVEISDSQSGDRVEIRIRVPHRWRWHTGRRSVDVYLTVPQKANLDLDTADGRLEVRGVAGNFHGHTRDGSILVNDAEGQLDLVTGDGRMEVSGSQGRLRGHTGDGSIRVDGVYSDLQLDTGDGSIEASLREGSRMEGSWSLRTGDGHIRVTLPASFAADLDAHTGDGRITLDMPVTISGALSPTEIRGKLNGGGPTLSLRSGDGSISVEKR
- the rph gene encoding ribonuclease PH, whose product is MNRADSRAPADMRPVKITPNFVSTAEGSVLIEVGKTRVICTATVEAGVPTFLKGSGKGWVTGEYGMLPRSTAQRTPRESARGRQSGRTLEIQRLIGRSLRAVSNLAALGERTIIVDCDVIEADGGTRTASITGGFVALALAGQQLVAQGILPATIVTDYVAAISVGIVHDQIQLDLAYEEDSSAQVDMNVVMTGSGKFVEVQATAEGRSFSQAEMNMMLQMAETGIRQLIAIERTIVPLAPPARGLRQTVHVERPR
- a CDS encoding IS110 family transposase, encoding MPVYLGVDFHARSQTVCWCSTEDGVIRQRTLDHERDNVPAFYAQFAAPAIVGLESSGYALWFHRLLAEQGHHVLVGDAAAIRKFAKRRQKNDRRDAELLLDLLLRGDFPAVHVPPPASRDVLGLLRYRHRLVRMRTMLRNGLQAVALNHQLRLGPGLFTARGRQQLSALPLDGADATQRTHSLALLEALQKKILEVEEILDARAADDPRVTRLRTHPGVGLLTSLAVVHTLEPVTRFDRARRIAAYCGLDPKEHSSGETQRYGHISKQGNRLLRFLLIEAAHHAVAPGQDDDLRRFYYHLLVKKHAAVAAVAVARKLVLRLYRMLRDQIDYDEFRRRGRDARRAREISSLPIHRDG
- a CDS encoding N-acetylmuramoyl-L-alanine amidase, yielding MKLKSASALALLAALAVASFGMIAEPQSPASPPAPYRAGTGPATSKPEPGKPAQSNGENSAKEILAGKRLVVIDPGHGGTDPGARGPTGLIEKDLTLQYAQAMQRQLEQAGVVAVLTREGDQNPSFDDRAGLANGRRADLFLTIHFGTVGAARMVRIFVYRVPGGQTVAPPDEFLAWEEAQAAYLDQSRAFAQLLEAQIEQEAPGSAAGVGEASLRVLRGAACPAIALEIGSVSVRDAAALAGLEERLARALAGAVERFAPVAQGTR
- a CDS encoding OsmC family protein, which produces MGPPYFYTTRITWAGGRDGRLQSDSLPELDFSAPEEFRGRAGMWTPEHFYVAAANACLLTTFLAIAEISKLAIVSYEAVGTGKLEKSSAEGGPGYLITEIVLQPRITVSTEAERDRAARLIEKAEKSC
- the nth gene encoding endonuclease III, producing the protein MAKTKIKLPAIKKRSGKRLAKAARPLKARGTDPKRVAAILAGLDEKFPAAICALKHQNPLQLLIATILSAQCTDKRVNMVTPGLFSRYPTASHFAYTLPRELEREIKSTGFFRNKTKSIIGACKKIQEEFGGKVPQTMEELLTLPGVARKTANVVLGTAFGISSGIVVDTHVLRLSHRLDLSQQNDPKKIEQDLMQIIPQDKWILFSHQMIWHGRQTCRARQPKCKECVLERVCYSKDKMI
- a CDS encoding GerMN domain-containing protein produces the protein MSRALRIVIIVAVASVAAGALYIRVLEKRIRGLRAEKQAEEVQLHQLAQLAIVRPTDQARKVKLFYLSAPGTTALQAREVEMPLAKEPAREARQIVAALIVGPADPALRTLPAETLVHEVFLLADGTAVVDLSQGFANGTPSGIETEQVAVDSIVRSLSANLKEIRRVKILIEGQEVETVAGHVDLGCFYDVSRSPARSGGSGMTPGARW